In Allomuricauda ruestringensis DSM 13258, the following proteins share a genomic window:
- a CDS encoding collagen-like protein, translating to MKSIRLFSMAVLGMAMVLVSCSGEDGEQGLQGKEGPQGPQGEQGDQGEPGQDGENRPNVDFYFQNGFDGYEGTQDVQISFNSGSTNNETLNLIEDLDADNHRYVLMRFDGISDYINSEFGSDHTNCGEDYIVTQAILYLYSTGTVAAGGFNQGYIHHGFYGPNDPIFNEEDATWTQANAVDSWFLPGAKSELFVGPFNGSDNYTAGLGTMVNSSQDLGWMALPLPQSVVTAWICDNIGEQGDANKGVRLRLSTEAVNGLSRIGFSSSEAIQTDLRPVLVIKTKEINNAGKGDIDSSKLKSWENMTTEERMAPLYEFLSKK from the coding sequence ATGAAATCAATTAGATTATTTAGTATGGCCGTGCTTGGCATGGCAATGGTTTTGGTCTCTTGCTCCGGTGAAGATGGAGAACAAGGACTACAAGGAAAAGAAGGACCTCAAGGTCCCCAAGGCGAACAAGGGGATCAGGGTGAACCTGGACAAGATGGAGAGAACCGACCAAACGTAGACTTCTACTTTCAAAATGGATTTGATGGATATGAAGGAACTCAAGATGTACAAATTAGTTTTAACTCTGGTTCGACAAATAATGAAACACTTAATCTTATAGAAGATCTTGATGCAGATAACCATAGGTATGTTCTAATGAGATTCGATGGAATTTCGGATTATATCAATAGTGAATTTGGATCTGATCATACTAATTGTGGAGAAGACTATATTGTTACCCAAGCAATATTATATTTATATAGTACTGGAACAGTTGCAGCAGGTGGATTTAATCAAGGCTATATCCATCATGGGTTTTATGGCCCCAACGATCCAATTTTTAATGAGGAAGATGCTACTTGGACACAAGCGAACGCCGTTGACTCTTGGTTTTTACCGGGGGCTAAAAGTGAACTTTTTGTTGGGCCATTTAATGGGTCGGATAACTACACGGCTGGATTAGGGACTATGGTTAATTCATCTCAAGATTTAGGATGGATGGCCTTGCCTTTACCGCAATCCGTGGTTACTGCTTGGATATGTGATAATATTGGAGAGCAAGGTGATGCAAACAAAGGAGTTCGATTGCGACTGTCTACTGAGGCTGTAAATGGTTTAAGCAGAATAGGTTTTTCTTCTAGTGAAGCTATTCAAACAGACCTTAGACCTGTTCTAGTTATTAAAACTAAGGAAATCAATAATGCTGGAAAAGGCGATATTGATTCTTCAAAACTAAAAAGTTGGGAAAATATGACAACAGAAGAAAGAATGGCTCCACTTTATGAATTCCTTTCTAAAAAATAG